In Cryptomeria japonica chromosome 5, Sugi_1.0, whole genome shotgun sequence, the genomic window ACCCTGTTTCAGAGTTCGGTATTGTGCGTAGGATGGTATGGTAGGAGAATGTGGATGGAGTCGAAATTGCTATGAATGATTAGAAGGGCACCCGTGGTTCAAGCACTATGTTGGGTTTTTTTGATCTAGTTGCAGGAGGGAAGAATACGAAAATGAGGAAAGCCTGAAATCTGTTCAAGGAAGGAGTGAGGAAGGAGAACAATTTGGACAAATTTGTTACTTTCATGAGTGAGAACTAGGAGATTATCCCTGAGGAGATGGTGGAGAGGTTGATTGAAATGGGGAAAGGTTGGCATATTTGTATCACTGAGAGTTCCCTCTCAGTTTCTATGATATAATATTTTCTTAGTATTAGTATAAGCATACTGCCCCTATGACAAAACTtgctaaaaaaatatttaaaaatcaaataaaaattaaatttaacctaataaataattaaatataaaaaaatagtaaaaaattttGAAACTgacaaataataaaaatataaatatttagattttttaaaaatattttatcataAAGTACACCTTCATCTActtaaaaaaaattctataattAGATTTTAATTGGTAGAGATCAAATAGATTGAATATGAATTGTGCAATACTTGCCTTTGTGAACTTGATCCTCAAATTGAAGACTCCAATTCTAAGCTTCTACATGGCTTTAACCCTAAACTTTATGTTGACTTGCTCTTTAAAAGTATATGaatccatatatacatatatatacaaactcaGAGATGACTAAAATGGAAGACCATACAAAGAGTCTTCAATGGGAATATAAAAACTAGGGGTGCAGGTCATCTTTTGGCAACTTACAAGGAAAGATTCCTCGCTTTCCCTTTTGCTGAGCAACAGATGCCATTATTGCCGATATCCCACAAGTCGCTATTAACTTTAAAAATGAATATGAAAACTGCCAAATTTTCTTCAGATAATTTGATTTGATATGGCTCAACACACTTGAATACGTATTTGTATGAAAATTTTGGTCTACGATAGTGTCCATCGCCCatgattttacaataaatttgGCCATCATGATGAATGGTGAAGATATTTTTGAATGGATTCTTGGCTTAGTAGCGTGTGAGGAACGCTTTTTGAATGGATTCATCTCTCAAAAGTGAACTAACAAGGAGGAAGTTTCCTTGTGAAATGtgaacaatgattatgacttaTTACAATCCAGATTCTTTAAATGGCTCATCTTATGCTAAGAATAAACTGCGATGTGAACATTGATCACGAGTCAAGTCCAATGTGTGTGTGAACATGCAATGGGCGGTGGGCGATTGCGTATATTTTTCTACTAACTTTAATAGTTTGAATGAACTATTATTTTGTCTTCCTTCGGACCTTTTTTATTGAAGCACTTCGCCTCATTCGGTGGAAACGGAGAAAATTACTGCCTAGGAAAGTTCTTAATCACTGGCATAGATGTTGAAATGGGGGTGGAATCTTTTCTGCAATACATTTCCTCAACCATGGCTTTCTGATGTTGTCTCGCCAAGTAGACAAAGCCGCATGAGTCATTTTAgtggaaaaaaattcaaaaacgtaATAGTCAATATATAAAGAGAGTCAGACTCGTAAAGAACTTAAGAACTTAGTTTCGACTTTAACCAAAGAATCAAAACTTTTAAAATGATTGACAATGCCGAATAAAAACTGGGAACCACAATTATTGGAAACGGTGTGTGAAATCAAATTCTCTTGTCAAAGAGTTTATTGCACCTCCAACTTCACCATGTCCAAACATTGACCGATGATACGCCTGGTTAAATTGAGTTGTTAGATCTTTCTACTATTTCATATGTTAAATAAGATTCTTTTCTAACGAGGTGTCTGTGAATCTATATGGTAATAGCATTTCTGAGGAGCTAGCAGATTAATTTACTTCTCCGCCAAGAACTTTAGCTGATTGATGGTTGATTTTCCTTTGCTTTCCCTGACTAAGAGACTTTCATTAGAATTACAATCTTCTTTCTGAGGTGACCCAAAAATGGGTGATCCTGGATTCATCCCTGGAATGCTTGGTTTCGCCATTCATTTGGCTGCAAGTCAGGTTATTAACGTTGCCATCAGATGCTGGAAAGAGTTGGATGCCCTCAAAGTCCTGCTTCTCAAAATTCAATCAATGAACATGGAAACGCAACGATATAGAAAAGCTTTAAACTCTGGCAGATTAAGTACATCTCCTCACTACACTTTGCCCTCCACGGTCAACAGCTGGTTGATCGAATTGAATGCTCTTCTGGAGGAAGCATCTGATTTGGCCCAGCATTGCACTGTATGCTTATACTCTCATCTCTTTTCTCGTTATAGAACAAGCAGAAAGATCAGGCGACTCATTGAGAATGTTGAAAAGCATGTAGCTTCCACGCCTTTCGTTGCGTTTTTTGCACCAACTGCACCAGCATGTGGCTAATCAGCAAGTGCTTGAGCAGATTAGAGAGAAGGTGGATTGTCTTAATCTGCGTACTTCAGCACTTGCCGGCGCATCAGATGATCTCTTTCCATCCCCTTCTTCAGCTGCTCCTAACAAGAAGTATATTGAGGAGGCACTTGTTGTTGGACAAGATTCTACATTAAACAGACTTGTGGAGCTGATTGACTCACAGCAACACAAAAGTGTGTCTCATTTCGGTCTAGTTGGGAAGGGCGGGGCCGGTAGGAATCTACTACTCAAACAAGTCTTCAATAGTGACTAGTTACAGAGTCTCTTTTGCAATGACTTGATGCTTTGGCTTACTGTTTCACAAACTCCATCGTTTAGTGCTCTCAGaaatgatcttgtgaacaaataGCTTTTAAAGTAAGGGAAAGATTGGACAGTAGAGAGGAAGAACATGTCAAAACTTGGTTGAATGAATGTATGAAGAAACACAAGTTTGCCTTGGTTCTAGATGATGTTTGGGAAACAACTGCAACCTCGTTGCTAGAGGAGCTGTGTGCGCCTCACTCTCCACACCGCAATTCCAACATCATCATTGCCTCTTCCAGAACTATTAGTGTGCTCTTGCAGTTGGGTGCTCCAACTTTAGCAGTCATCCAAATGCAAGACTGGAGTGAGGATCACAGCTGGAGATTATTTTTGTCCCATGCTTTTTTACACAGCGAGGGAGTTTTGCCTATGAGCATCGACCAAGAAATAGCTTGGTGTGTATACAACGAGTGCGGGGATCTTCCCTTGGCCCTTAAAGTAGTCGGGCAGGCTATGGCGGACATCACTCAGTCAAATAAATGGGAATTGGCAGTCAACAGATTGCAGAGTGATGCAACAAACTCGCTCTACGGCAATTTGAGACTAAGCTACGATACTTTGGCTGACGTGGCTGGCTGTTGCATTTCTTTGTTGCTATGCTTTCTCTGCCTCGCTGCTTACCCAGAAAACAATATCATATCTCCTACATATGCCATTGCCTACTGGACTGGAGAAGGATTGGTAACCGGTCCTAATCCTTTCCAAATTGGAGAGATGTATGTATTAATTTGTTAGCCGACCGATGCCTTATTGAACCAGTGAAGAAGAATTACGAGGGAAGTGTGGTCTGTTTCAGGGTACATAATGTTTTGCGCGATTTAGCACATCAAATTGCTGCAAATGAAGAAAAATGCTTCTTTCAGGCAGGCAGAGGTTTACGACAGTTTCCAGCGGACGTTTCTTCAGGATACGTCAGGATTTCATTAATAGACAACAGTTTAATTAGTGTTCCAAAGAAATTTAGAGCTTCGTATATCCGTTCCTTTTTACTGGCTAGCAATACTTTTTTGGCAGAAATTTCAGAAGAGGTGATTGGAAGTATGACCTCTCTTAGAGTCCTGGATTTGTCACCTACTGCCCTTCAGTTGTTACAAAAAAACATGGGATATTTGAAGCATTTAGTTTGTCTCAGGTTATGCTATGTGCCAATCAAGAGACTGCCCAACACTGTCGCTTCTCTAAAAGGACTTCAAATATTAGATCTTGAAGGATATGATATTTCACAACTGCCAGTCAGCATTTCTAAGTTGACTTCCCTAAAAGCTTTAGACATTGGTTTTTATGAACATCTGCAGTGCGTGCCTTATGGAAGCGCACACCTCACGTTTTTGGAGTACCTTAACACAAGTAATTCTCCAAATATATGATTGAATAAGTGCAGAGGAAATCGACTTTCAATTAGTCATTTTGGCACCTTGAACCAACTCAAAAGGTTAGGGTTTCAATATAATGGTAAAATAATTCCAGAAGGAATGCTAGGAACCATGAAACAGATGGAGTATCTACATTTTCATCTCACAGATGAAAATTCTACCCCATGACATGACTGCCATGTCCAAATTGAAAGAACTCTATCTACAATGTCCTCAGTTACTCCAGATAGAAGTTTCATTTTGTGAATTTCAACATCTACGCTACATATTAAGTTGATCCCATGTAGCATGCTAAAACATTTACTTGCCTTGCAGAAACTACCGACTCTAATGCAACTAGAGATAGTTAagtgcaccaacaaggagaagttACAAGAGGAATTTTGATCAgaagcaaatttgaaatattgaaaataatattttcatattttttctagtttttctatatgttagtatttGGCGTTTTTGAAGGCTTTCGAAGCATTTTCAGCCTTTGAAACTTTGGCATGTCTTTTAGAACATTGCCATAGGCAGTTCTTTTATGACTTCGCCTTaagctcttggagacctttccaacgagttaaacgactcgtaatttcgagtccgga contains:
- the LOC131876244 gene encoding probable disease resistance protein At4g27220 — encoded protein: MGDPGFIPGMLGFAIHLAASQVINVAIRCWKELDALKVLLLKIQSMNMETQRYRKALNSGRLSTSPHYTLPSTVNSWLIELNALLEEASDLAQHCTLPRLSLRFLHQLHQHVANQQVLEQIREKVDCLNLRTSALAGASDDLFPSPSSAAPNKKYIEEALVVGQDSTLNRLVELIDSQQHKSVSHFGLVGKGGAAFKVRERLDSREEEHVKTWLNECMKKHKFALVLDDVWETTATSLLEELCAPHSPHRNSNIIIASSRTISVLLQLGAPTLAVIQMQDWSEDHSWRLFLSHAFLHSEGVLPMSIDQEIAWCVYNECGDLPLALKVVGQAMADITQSNKWELAVNRLQSDATNSLYGNLRLSYDTLADVAGCCISLLLCFLCLAAYPENNIISPTYAIAYWTGEGLVTGPNPFQIGEMVHNVLRDLAHQIAANEEKCFFQAGRGLRQFPADVSSGYVRISLIDNSLISVPKKFRASYIRSFLLASNTFLAEISEEVIGSMTSLRVLDLSPTALQLLQKNMGYLKHLVCLRLCYVPIKRLPNTVASLKGLQILDLEGYDISQLPVSISKLTSLKALDIGFYEHLQCVPYGSAHLTFLEYLNTSNSPNI